The Vidua macroura isolate BioBank_ID:100142 chromosome 9, ASM2450914v1, whole genome shotgun sequence genome has a window encoding:
- the LOC128811251 gene encoding protein zyg-11 homolog B isoform X2: protein MFPQEVADRLLQTMAFHGLLNDGTVGIFRGNQMRLKRACIRKAKISAVAFRKAFCHHKLVELDATGVNADITITDIISGLGSNKWIQQNLQCLVLNSLTLSLEDPYERCFSQLSGLRALSITNVLFYNEDLADVASLPRLESLDISNTSVTDITALLTCKDRLKSLTMHHLKCLKMTTTQILDVIRELKYLNHLDISDDKQFTSDIALRLLEQKDILPNLVSLDISGRKHVTDKAVQAFILQRPTMQFVGLLATDAGYSEFLTGEGNLKVSGEANETQISEALKRYSERAFFVREALFHLFSLTHVMEKTKPEILKLVVIGMRNHPLNLPVQLAASACVFNLTKQDLAAGMPVRLLADVTHLLLKAMEHFPNHQQLQKNCLLSLCSDRILQDVPFNRFEAAKLVMQWLCNHEDQNMQRMAVAIISILAAKLSTEQTAQLGAELFIVRQLLQIVKQKTNQNLVDTTLKFTLSALWNLTDESPTTCRHFIENQGLELFMRVLESFPSESSIQQKVLGLLNNIAEVKELHSELMWKDFIDHISKLLHSVEVEVSYFAAGIIAHLISRGEQAWTLSRSQRTSLLEQLHTAILNWPTPECEMVAYRSFNPFFPLLGCFMTPGVQLWAVWAMQHVCSKNPARYCSMLIEEGGLQHLYNIKENVHTDPHVQRIAVAILDSLEKHIMRHGRPPPCRKQQQTKPN from the exons ATGTTCCCTCAAGAAGTGGCTGATCGACTGCTGCAGACAATGGCATTTCATG GGCTTCTGAACGATGGGACCGTGGGCATCTTCCGAGGCAACCAGATGCGCTTGAAGCGAGCCTGTATCCGCAAAGCCAAAATCTCCGCCGTGGCTTTCCGCAAAGCCTTCTGCCATCACAagctggtggagctggatgCCACGGGGGTGAATGCAGATATAACAATCACAGACATTATCAGTGGACTGGGCAGCAATAAGTGGATCCAGCAGAATCTGCAGTGCCTGGTGCTGAACTCACTGACTCTTTCTCTGGAAGACCCCTACGAGAGGTGTTTCAGTCAGCTGTCCGGGCTCCGCGCGTTGAGCATCACCAACGTGCTCTTCTACAACGAGGACTTGGCAGATGTTGCTTCTCTTCCCAGGCTGGAAAGTCTGGATATATCCAACACCTCTGTCACTGACATAACAGCACTCCTCACCTGCAAAGACAGGCTCAAGTCTTTGACCATGCACCATCTGAAATGCTTGAAAATGACCACAACCCAGATTCTGGATGTTATAAGAGAACTAAAATACCTGAATCACCTTGATATTTCAGATGACAAACAGTTCACATCGGACATAGCTCTTCGTTTACTGGAACAGAAAGATATCTTGCCTAACCTTGTGTCTTTGGacatttctggaagaaaacatGTCACAGATAAAGCTGTGCAAGCATTCATTCTGCAGCGGCCCACGATGCAGTTTGTAGGACTGCTAGCTACTGATGCCGGCTACTCAGAGTTCTTAACAGGAGAAGGAAACCTGAAG GTGTCAGGAGAAGCAAATGAAACTCAGATTTCAGAAGCACTGAAGCGGTACAGTGAACGGGCCTTCTTTGTGAGAGAAGCACTCTTTCATTTATTCAGCCTGACACATGTAATGGAAAAAACTAAGCCTGAAATTTTAAAG ctggtggtGATCGGCATGAGGAACCACCCCCTGAACCTGCCCGTGCAGCTGGCGGCGAGCGCCTGCGTCTTCAACCTCACCAAGCAGGACCTGGCGGCCGGGATGCCCGTGCGGCTCCTGGCAGACGTCACTCACCTGCTCCTCAAGGCCATGGAGCACTTCCCAAATCATCAGCAG ctgcAAAAGAATTGCCTTCTTTCACTATGCAGTGACAGAATCCTTCAGGATGTCCCATTTAACAG GTTTGAAGCAGCCAAACTTGTTATGCAGTGGCTGTGCAATCATGAAGATCAAAACATGCAAAGGATGGCTGTAGCCATAATTTCCATTCTTGCTGCAAAG CTTTCAACAGAGCAAACAGCTCAACTTGGTGCAGAACTCTTCATTGTTAGG caacTTCTACaaatagtgaaacagaaaaCGAATCAGAATCTTGTAGATACCACCCTCAAGTTCACATTGAGTGCACTTTGGAACCTCACAGATGAATCTCCAACAACGTGTCGGCACTTTATTGAAAACCAAGGGCTAGAACTTTTCATGAGAGTCTTAGAG TCTTTTCCATCTGAATCATCCATCCAACAGAAAGTTCTTGGACTTTTG AATAACATAGCTGAAGTTAAAGAGCTCCATTCTGAATTAATGTGGAAGGACTTCATAGACCACATCAGTAAATTGTTGCACAGTGTGGAGGTGGAAGTCAGCTACTTTGCAGCAGGGATTATTGCTCATCTGATATCCCGAGGAGAGCAGGCCTGGACATTAAGTCGCAGCCAGAGGACATCTCTCCTTGAACAGCTG CATACTGCCATTTTGAATTGGCCAACCCCAGAATGTGAGATGGTGGCTTACAG gtcTTTCAATCCATTTTTTCCACTACTTGGCTGTTTTATGACACCTGGTGTCCAGTTATGGGCAGTGTGGGCCATGCAGCATGTCTGCAGCAAAAATC CCGCCAGATACTGCAGCATGTTAATTGAAGAAGGTGGTTTGCAGCATTTGTACAACATCAAGGAAAATGTCCACACTGATCCCCATGTCCAAAGGATTGCTGTTGCCATCCTGGATAGTTTAGAAAAACACATTATGCGACATGGGAGACCACCACCATgtagaaaacagcaacaaaccaaaccaaactga
- the LOC128811251 gene encoding protein zyg-11 homolog B isoform X1, which produces MEEASPYSLLDICLNFLTANLEKFCTERQDGTFCLQEPGMFPQEVADRLLQTMAFHGLLNDGTVGIFRGNQMRLKRACIRKAKISAVAFRKAFCHHKLVELDATGVNADITITDIISGLGSNKWIQQNLQCLVLNSLTLSLEDPYERCFSQLSGLRALSITNVLFYNEDLADVASLPRLESLDISNTSVTDITALLTCKDRLKSLTMHHLKCLKMTTTQILDVIRELKYLNHLDISDDKQFTSDIALRLLEQKDILPNLVSLDISGRKHVTDKAVQAFILQRPTMQFVGLLATDAGYSEFLTGEGNLKVSGEANETQISEALKRYSERAFFVREALFHLFSLTHVMEKTKPEILKLVVIGMRNHPLNLPVQLAASACVFNLTKQDLAAGMPVRLLADVTHLLLKAMEHFPNHQQLQKNCLLSLCSDRILQDVPFNRFEAAKLVMQWLCNHEDQNMQRMAVAIISILAAKLSTEQTAQLGAELFIVRQLLQIVKQKTNQNLVDTTLKFTLSALWNLTDESPTTCRHFIENQGLELFMRVLESFPSESSIQQKVLGLLNNIAEVKELHSELMWKDFIDHISKLLHSVEVEVSYFAAGIIAHLISRGEQAWTLSRSQRTSLLEQLHTAILNWPTPECEMVAYRSFNPFFPLLGCFMTPGVQLWAVWAMQHVCSKNPARYCSMLIEEGGLQHLYNIKENVHTDPHVQRIAVAILDSLEKHIMRHGRPPPCRKQQQTKPN; this is translated from the exons GAGGAAGCTTCTCCATATTCTTTACTTGATATCTGTTTGAATTTCCTGACTGCCAACCTAGAGAAGTTCTGCACAGAAAGGCAAGATGGAACATTTTGCTTGCAGGAGCCAGGAATGTTCCCTCAAGAAGTGGCTGATCGACTGCTGCAGACAATGGCATTTCATG GGCTTCTGAACGATGGGACCGTGGGCATCTTCCGAGGCAACCAGATGCGCTTGAAGCGAGCCTGTATCCGCAAAGCCAAAATCTCCGCCGTGGCTTTCCGCAAAGCCTTCTGCCATCACAagctggtggagctggatgCCACGGGGGTGAATGCAGATATAACAATCACAGACATTATCAGTGGACTGGGCAGCAATAAGTGGATCCAGCAGAATCTGCAGTGCCTGGTGCTGAACTCACTGACTCTTTCTCTGGAAGACCCCTACGAGAGGTGTTTCAGTCAGCTGTCCGGGCTCCGCGCGTTGAGCATCACCAACGTGCTCTTCTACAACGAGGACTTGGCAGATGTTGCTTCTCTTCCCAGGCTGGAAAGTCTGGATATATCCAACACCTCTGTCACTGACATAACAGCACTCCTCACCTGCAAAGACAGGCTCAAGTCTTTGACCATGCACCATCTGAAATGCTTGAAAATGACCACAACCCAGATTCTGGATGTTATAAGAGAACTAAAATACCTGAATCACCTTGATATTTCAGATGACAAACAGTTCACATCGGACATAGCTCTTCGTTTACTGGAACAGAAAGATATCTTGCCTAACCTTGTGTCTTTGGacatttctggaagaaaacatGTCACAGATAAAGCTGTGCAAGCATTCATTCTGCAGCGGCCCACGATGCAGTTTGTAGGACTGCTAGCTACTGATGCCGGCTACTCAGAGTTCTTAACAGGAGAAGGAAACCTGAAG GTGTCAGGAGAAGCAAATGAAACTCAGATTTCAGAAGCACTGAAGCGGTACAGTGAACGGGCCTTCTTTGTGAGAGAAGCACTCTTTCATTTATTCAGCCTGACACATGTAATGGAAAAAACTAAGCCTGAAATTTTAAAG ctggtggtGATCGGCATGAGGAACCACCCCCTGAACCTGCCCGTGCAGCTGGCGGCGAGCGCCTGCGTCTTCAACCTCACCAAGCAGGACCTGGCGGCCGGGATGCCCGTGCGGCTCCTGGCAGACGTCACTCACCTGCTCCTCAAGGCCATGGAGCACTTCCCAAATCATCAGCAG ctgcAAAAGAATTGCCTTCTTTCACTATGCAGTGACAGAATCCTTCAGGATGTCCCATTTAACAG GTTTGAAGCAGCCAAACTTGTTATGCAGTGGCTGTGCAATCATGAAGATCAAAACATGCAAAGGATGGCTGTAGCCATAATTTCCATTCTTGCTGCAAAG CTTTCAACAGAGCAAACAGCTCAACTTGGTGCAGAACTCTTCATTGTTAGG caacTTCTACaaatagtgaaacagaaaaCGAATCAGAATCTTGTAGATACCACCCTCAAGTTCACATTGAGTGCACTTTGGAACCTCACAGATGAATCTCCAACAACGTGTCGGCACTTTATTGAAAACCAAGGGCTAGAACTTTTCATGAGAGTCTTAGAG TCTTTTCCATCTGAATCATCCATCCAACAGAAAGTTCTTGGACTTTTG AATAACATAGCTGAAGTTAAAGAGCTCCATTCTGAATTAATGTGGAAGGACTTCATAGACCACATCAGTAAATTGTTGCACAGTGTGGAGGTGGAAGTCAGCTACTTTGCAGCAGGGATTATTGCTCATCTGATATCCCGAGGAGAGCAGGCCTGGACATTAAGTCGCAGCCAGAGGACATCTCTCCTTGAACAGCTG CATACTGCCATTTTGAATTGGCCAACCCCAGAATGTGAGATGGTGGCTTACAG gtcTTTCAATCCATTTTTTCCACTACTTGGCTGTTTTATGACACCTGGTGTCCAGTTATGGGCAGTGTGGGCCATGCAGCATGTCTGCAGCAAAAATC CCGCCAGATACTGCAGCATGTTAATTGAAGAAGGTGGTTTGCAGCATTTGTACAACATCAAGGAAAATGTCCACACTGATCCCCATGTCCAAAGGATTGCTGTTGCCATCCTGGATAGTTTAGAAAAACACATTATGCGACATGGGAGACCACCACCATgtagaaaacagcaacaaaccaaaccaaactga
- the ECHDC2 gene encoding enoyl-CoA hydratase domain-containing protein 2, mitochondrial — MNRPHARNSLGKVFVNELFSVLEQLRFDEQVRVVVFKSQVKGVFCAGADLKERAKMDDAEVGEFVRRLRNLMDEIAALPVPTIAAIDGYALGGGLELALACDLRVAASSAKMGLIETTRGLLPGAGGTQRLPRCVGIGLAKELIFTGRQVDGEQAASMGLVNHSVPQNSEGDAAYQRALTLAKEILPQAPFAVKMGKLAINKGMEVDIASGMAIEGMCYAQNIPTKDRQEGMAAFREKRPPRFTGK; from the exons ATGAACCGACCCCATGCGAgaaattccctgggaaaagtATTTGTAAATGAA CTGTTCagtgtcctggagcagctccgcTTCGATGAGCAGGTGCGTGTGGTGGTGTTCAAGAGCCAGGTGAAAGGAGTGTTTTGTGCAG gAGCAGATTTAAAGGAACGTGCAAAGATGGATGATGCAGAAGTTGGAGAGTTTGTTAGAAGACTGAGAAATCTTATGGATGAAATAG ctgccctgcctgtgcccacgATCGCTGCAATCGATGGCTACGCCTTGGGCGGTGGATTAGAGCTGGCCCTGGCCTGTGACCTCCGAGTAGCAG cttcaTCAGCTAAAATGGGCCTTATTGAGACCACACGAGGACTTCTGCCTGGAGCAG GTGGAACCCAGCGCCTGCCCAGATGTGTTGGAATAGGTCTTGCAAAGGAACTCATTTTCACTGGCAGACAGGTTGATGGAGAACAGGCAGCCTCCATGGGGCTGGTAAATCACTCTGTGCCACAGAACAGTGAGGGAGATGCAGCTTACCAGAGAGCTTTAACTTTGGCTAAAGAAATCCTGCCCCAG GCACCATTTGCtgtgaaaatgggaaaactggCAATAAACAAAGGAATGGAG gtTGACATTGCATCAGGGATGGCTATTGAGGGGATGTGTTATGCCCAG aATATTCCCACCAAAGACCGTCAGGAAGGGATGGCTGCCTTCAGGGAGAAGCGACCACCTCGGTTCACCGGCAAATAA